TTCAAAACGGTTGGAAGTGACTCCAGTGTAAGGTACTCTAAAATAAGATCTTCACAACCCTGTGACAATATATCTAGCTCCAAAAATCTGCCAATTTGGTacaattccattgcttcttctAAGGGGCTTGGTCGAACACGTCCAGTATGGGTGAGAGCCTGAACCTAAGAACAAATGCACACAAAATACATAATTCACAATTTAACAATGAACAGATTTTTCTGAAATAAGTAGCAGAATTTCTTTGAATGATAAATTAAACGTCAACTCCTTCGCGAAAAATTACTTCATTGTGCAATAATGTTAATATTCACATTTTGGCAATACAGATATAGCAATTGTAAGTGCAAGGTAAATTTCTAGGTGTCCACGGATGGGTTAATAACAGAAAATATTCACATATCTTGTCTCCAAATTTTAGCAGCATAAGAAAAACGTGTTAAGATCCATTTGTGGAAAATAATATAATTACCTCTCCAAGACTACCAGCGCTGTTCCCGCAACCATTACCTCTCATAATTAACGACAAATCAACGGTATCTAAATACACTGCTTGTAATAATACTCTTGCGTATCGTTTGGGTATTACACTCTCGTCCAAAACTATTCTAGTAGGTATATGAAGCGCTCTTTCTGTGTGATCCTCCCCGGATCTAGTCCGTCTTTGTATTAAGTTCCTGAAGAACGGGGATCTCGCAGAAAGTATCGCTTTGTGACATGGCAGTTCTAACTTTGGCCGGAATCCGTATTCTGAACTCCCACTATCTGGTCTCTGGTAATCACTGTCCGACGTGAACACTAACGCTGCGTCCGCGTAATCACCGGTCTCGAGCAGGTATCTGAGATCGTGCTCCAGTGGATTCGGAGTGCCGAATTCCTCGCTCAGGCGTCGCAAGAGATTCGCCTCCAGGGCAGCATCGTGCGGGCAAATATCACCAGTGTACAGATATCGCAGCAGTGCTGAGAACATTTGTACCTCCAGATTCGGTGTTCTTAGTTCCAAGCATATCCTAGCACCGTATCCTAAAGTACAACAGGAAATCATGGTTAAAAATCTCAAATACAGAGTCGCAATTGCTAGGAATATTATGACTACTACTATCTAAAATTTTTACACTACTATTCTTGGTCTCTGCCATTTTCAAACATGATCTTGGAACTATTTGGAACCAGGAAATAGGAATTCATACAGTGTATAAAAGCTGGAAGGTTTAAATGAACGCAGAAAGGGCAAAGAATCTTCATATACCCGGGCATCCATTCAGCAAATCCCTGAAATACGGGCAACGCGCCGACAACAGGGCTCTATGAACGGGGAAGCACGCTCCACGGTAGACGAGATCCACGTCGGAACAGTGTTTATAGTCGTACAACATTGACAAATCCTGTTTGTACGTGGCAGCCGGTGGTCTGGCTAATTCGGCTTGAACATGGAGATCCTTTAATGCGGCCAGCGCCTCGTACTCCTCCAAAAGCGCCGTTGCCTCTAAGTGGCTCCATGTTGAGACCAAATCTCGGATTATCCTGCCGTGGTCGCAGGCCTTCGAAGAGCGGCGTCTCCGAATGAATTTTTTGCGCAACGTCGCGAACCCCgtcattttcttcttcttctccctgCGAACGGACGACATTCAAGTTTAATCAATCGGGTGATCGGTGCGCTGAGATCAGAGGCGCTCGTCAGAGCCCCGTAAAGGTACTAACAGCTGTTGATGCGGTTTGTCTAATCGTGTGCGGATCTAGGTGATAAAAAGCGACAGACGAGCGAGATAACGCGGTCCGAGatgataaatatttaaatacctGATTGCAATGCCATGTTGATCAGGGGGATTACCAGAGGATGAAAGTCTAGCTGCCTGGACCGAGTCTCCACCTACACTGGTGATGCTTGACGATGCAGAAGCACccattctatgtatcatgtagGAAGCATCTCCACGCCGTCTTTTCACGAACCAGCAATCCCTTTTGTCGGAATTATCAACCTCCTTTGGTCGTCTACGTTGCAATACACACGGTGTCAAAATTCGGAATACATTCATTGCTCACCCAGACAACAGCCTGAAATCATTGCACAGTCTTTATACGAGGGATCCTTCTTATCCATTCGTGTTTATTTTATCCCAACTAACAACGACCTAACTTCGTACATCATCGTTCAAAAATGTTCTCCGCGCGCTACTACTTCTCTCTTTAATCAAGATACCAACGGACCTTgcattctttggaaacaattttTAACCGAATCTCGCAAGAGGGAATCCTCTTGCCTTGCGTATGATTTATTTGATTATTAAAGTTAAAAATATGTTTGTTTGTCCAGATGGCACAAAACGTGTTATCAATGTTAAAATTGCCAACTTTGTATGCCTTTTTCTTGAAAACCGCTAGTGATACTGCTATCAAATTTTACATCATTGTATTCGTCACATAAAAATATTCAAGAAAAAGGTATGAAAATGATGTATTTGTAAAAATTGTTCTACTCGGTATTACTATAAATAATTATGCACAAAAGGATACATAATAATTACAAAATAGCATAGAGTTATCAATTAGAAATATTAATCGAATATCAATCTCGAAAGTAGGTCGTTCCTCGATTTATGCATAGTCTTGTCTAGAATAAGTTATCTTGCAGATATAAAAATTGATTTTTATAGAAGAAATACAGAACCAATGATCACAGCTTTTTTATACCGCTATAAAATTATGATACAGAACTTGTGGGTCAATCTGGCTTTAAAATACAAAAATACCATGGAAAGATAGTTTTATGACCCTCGAAAAATGAGATCGCGTGTAAAAGCGAAGAAATTATTCACccgcgtaaaaaaaaaaaaagagagaagcaCCGCATAAATCGAGGGGACGAGCGTCTatatttttctctaattttcGCTTACAAAAATGCGTTAAATCAGCGACGAAACGTTTTACGTAAAAATAACCGAAAGTGTTGCCGATCCGATCTTAAACTTTCACTTTGTTAGCCAACGTACGATATTTACCTAGAAAGTGCACTGCATTGAATTCGGTAGCGCCTTTTAAATGGACACGCTCAATGCTCGAATGCTTTTTTCACCCATTTCCGACGAAATTATCGTTGCTTGAAAGGAACACAAATTTTTGGAAGTCATCAGATGTTGAACAGCATACACATATCATAATATAACGATCTTTGACAAAAGATTATCTTATCAAGCTGTTCCGGGAATTAAAATCCCTTTAGAATTTCTTTTTGATCGCCTGTACTACACACAAAAGCTTTAAGTAGGTGCTAATCGCTATTAAAGGTAATTGCTTGCAGGCAAGGTGCAGCGAAACAAATAGTTTGGTATAGCTTGGTAACGAAAAAGCAACAACACTCATGGATGCATGGCCTATCTTTGGAGACaggtcttttcttttttttttgcacaGTATCACAAATGCAATGGTGTAGCTTCGATCATAGAAAGTGTAATACCTTCATTGAACTTTAACCTACTGAAATTTACACTAAATACCTAAATGTGCGTGAAACTTTAGGAGTAACCTTATTACAGCATTTATAAATATCTAGATGACCTTTGGTATTCAGTCTGCTTTGCACACAAACAATAAAATTTGATGCGTCAATGAAAAAGACTTAATATCATTAGAGAGTTTGTAAACATTGtaaattttattaaaatcaTTCATCTGAACATACTATAAAGTACGAattcaatttaaaaaattttattcaacttttccattaatGTTTTAATATGAACAAGAATACAAAGAGAAACTATAAACTGAAGTGTTCCTTACTAATGCTATTACACTTAGTTTCAGTAATTTCTAATATTTGATATTTGTTTCCTTCGAtactatttacattctattattAAACGCTCCTATTACACACGTACATCCATGCACAATATGTAAGCACACTTGTGTATACGTATATGCAATGATAGAAGAGGTAACGCTCATTTACAAATATCAAAATGGGTCAAGACATTTAACTAAATATAATTCTATAGAAACATAAACTACGCAATCGAAAATGCTTgaaaagtatatatatttagCGTCTATGAAATACAATAGAAATTTTGCACACTCAAATATACACATCAAACTACTATATGTATCTAACTAAAATAAAAACTAAAAAGATCCATAGAAATATATGTATAAtcaaaaataaatgtaaaccaAACTGTAAACGTATATATACTGTGCACTAATAAAGTGAACAATGGTACTGGTTGCACTACAACTAAAATAAAGCACTCACAATTGAGGGCACTGCTCAAATCCAATTGCACCAAACACTATCAGAGATTAAAGGTAACACAGAATGCACCGAAAAGTCAGTAACTCGGCGGGAAAATCGACGCGAATGATGGACGAGAAAAGAAAAGGGTAAACCAGGGCGTCCAGTAACACCGTTAGAAAACAGCTCGGAAAACTGCTGCTGATAAGCAACACATCGATAGGTCAATAGTAGTCAGCTGAGCTATGATCGCGATCGCGTTACGTGGTTAACAATGCGTATGACGTACACCTCGCAGGTTCAATCACCTTCGCGATTACGCGAGGGGGAAAAAACAGAGGGGTAGAAACAAGGGGGgaataagaaaagaaaaaggaaaggaacCAGTAAGGAGAAACGCGTATCTAATAACGAAGCGTGCAGGTATACTTGGTACGCGATAAAACGGAGATACACGATCGACAAGCGAGTCGTAATCGCGGGGCGCGTCGTGAACGTCCagcaagcacggaagtgtctcgTTACCTGGATATCTCGGGTGCATGCGTTCCATCCATTATTCCCATTCCCGCAGGACTTCCTTGAATTCAAACTGGCCACGGGTAATCATCACAAAGCACGACGGCCATGTTTATACGCTCGTCAACTTTAGTTTGCATGTAAATAAAAGTTGGTCGCGGCAACACGATCCGTGCGTTCTGCAGCTGGGCATCGTCCGCGTTCGACCGGGATCCGCGACGAGAACCTCTACGAGGAACGCGCGTTCGGCCACGTTAAGTAAATAGACCGTTGCAGACGACTACTGGGCATAATTGTGGACAGAGCGGACCGTCTGGCCGCAGGAAAACAAACCCCGACGACGGTCATGCTAACTGGTACAGAGTCGACGATACAGGGAAACGAGAATAACGCGGGACGTTAAAAATAACGCGTGAAATAGTTTGTTTACGTTCGCGACGGTCTCGCAGATAATGGATATCGTTTAAAGGCATACGCACAGCATGGAATTTTTCTGACACCGAGAAATTTATACTCCGCTCTGATCATGCGCGGGTACACAAATTCCGCGACCGATCCTGTGTCGCGCACGACCGTCGATGAGGTTAGGTTCACTGATCGTTAATGACAGCTGCGACGATATTTCAACGATATTGGCGAGCAACGACGCGTTTCGTTTGTTTAAACGAGTCCCACGGTCGGGACGATCGTCGCGGACTGTTATCCTACGTTTCCATGGAACTAATGGGCCCACTCGCCTAAAGGTGGAGCCACAATGCGCAAGCGCGTGGCTCCATCTGCGCGCAGGTTCGCGTTGGAACTGAATAAGTTCCAACCTCCGCGGAGATGGATCGGCGAAGCTGGTGGTAACAGGCAGGATCTTGATTCGATCGAGCTCGCTCGGACGacgagggaagaaaaaaaaaagcgggAGGGAAAGTGAGAGGCTCGCGTGTGCCGTGCGATTCAGCTTCGATCGGTGGGTGACAATCGTGGTTACGATTTCGTGGGTACACGTCGCCGGACGGAGGGCAACTGTTTGTAAAATGCGGTAAGTCGTCGATACGTTACTCGGTGGATCGTTGTAAATGCGCGTCAAGCGGGTCGCGCGTTATTTTCATTCCGTCGTGTAGCTGTCACTTTCGATATTATGCGACACGCGTTGACCCGAGCGATAATCGTTTCCCTTTCGATCAGCATAATTTTCGACTCGCCAAAATACGATCGTCGAGCGCGATCCGCGGGACACGCATTTCCCACTTGCGCGTAATGCCATCGCTTTGTTTGCGCACAGTTTTGTTTTCCCTTTCATTGTGTCGCGCGGTGTTACGTCTGTGTACAGCTGTTAAAGCGTAACGCGATACACGTCGATTTGGCGCGCTCGAATTATTTTACAAGTTGTCGTCCTTCCGAGTGTATTTCAATTCTGGCAGGCCTTGGGACGAAACGCGGATTAACGCGAGGGCAAGGAAAGTTGTTCACCCGAAATATTTTCGGTACTGTTGTATATAATAGAGATACCGGGCCGTAAAGTGGACTCCTTAATGAATATGTTGTTTGCGTAAGTGATTTAATTTTATCTGACGATGAAATTGAATTGTGACGTATAGAGAAGTAAACGGTTCGAGTTATTCTGACGCTGATTGTGAAAATATTTCCGAATCCTTGACGCAACGTAATATCCCTGTGTTGCTTCAACCAACGCACGAATTCGAAACTTATTTATTTATACTTTCTTTTCACCGTAACGTTGAAATTCTTTTCGAATCAAACAGTTCTATGTATTCTCTTGACTAATTTCGATCGTCTTTTCATAAGTTTTGCAATTTTAAGTAATGAACTTCTTATCAATTAAAATTATACATTCGTTTActtgtagaaataatttttatcgCACCGATATTATAAGTATTCGTAAACGTAATTTTGTTATCTGTATAAACTCTTTATatgtaaaatatatatgtataatgtaAAATATTTGATTGTGATGCAATATTATGCAGCACTGTCACAAATGATGATGCAACTTATAATTTATGAATTGGTAATGAACTAGATTTCATTTAGGATTGTTGGCCTCAATAACAGAAATATTATGGCTATCATGCGTCAatgaatttatatttttaaacactatatgtataattatgatttgtttgtttcatcatAGTGTTTCATTTCCAGATATGGAGTCATTTTTGGAATTGTTCGATCCAGGCAATGGTAAGGTAACACGAAAGGATACTTGGAATGATTCTGAGAATGAAGGAAATGGATTATCCGATTGTGAGAACTCGAGCATTGACGATGATCATGAGGAGAGACTACCACCAGAGCCAGAACAGGGTAACATTGAATATAAACTGAAATTGATAAATCCATCTAGTCAGCGATTTGAACATCTTGTAACACAAATGAAATGGAGACTGAGAGAGGGTCATGGAGAAGCTATTTACCAAATTGGTATGAAAATTTTGCAGAAGTTTTGATACAGATATTTTTAATTATGAGTAatcatatctatctttaatcATCAGGTGTGGAAGATAATGGAAAATTAACAGGCTTAACAAGAGAAGATATGAAAGCATCATTAAAGACACTGAATGATATGGCAGCCAGATTAGGTGCTACAACAAGTATACTACGTGAAAGACCTGCCAGTTCTAAAAATAAAGATACATCCATGCACAGTAACAACAAAGAGGAAAGGCGGGTGGCGGAAGTTTTAGTGAAAAAATTAAGAAAAGGGGACAGGGAGGATCAGGATAGTATTATTGATTTGAGACTTGCCGTCACTGGTGCCCAGGATGCTGGAAAGTCTACTCTCTTAGGTGAGAGGATTAGCAGAGGACGTTTAAGGTAGAGAAATATACTTAGAGTTTGCTCTGCTAAATTCATTATTCCTTTAGTTCATGACATTTCGATTGTAACGTGAATTGTAATATGCTGAAAATGTACATAGGTGTATTAACCCAGGGTGAACTAGATAATGGTAGAGGGAGAGCAAGGCTTAATATGTTGCGACATCTTCACGAGATAAAAACTGGTCGTACATCATCGATATCGCACGAGATTATAGGATTCGATAGCGATGGACACGTTCTAAATTACGCAGAAATGGCAACTGCGGAGGAAATATGCGAGCACGCGTCGAAAGTTGTTACGTTTATAGATTTAGCCGGACATCGCAAATATTTGAGGACTACGGTATTAGGTTTGACAGGTATGATGACCTCGCTACCTATAGCAATAAGCATGGGACCGTTCAGAACTTATTACTCTCTTTTAGGTTATTCACCCCATCATGTGATGTTAGTCGTAGCACCACCTATGAATGACGCATCGCAAGAACATATGGCACTGTGTCTCACTTTGGGACTTCCATTTTTCATAGTCGTAAACAAAATTGATCTTGGCTTTTATAGCACATCTGAAACAATAAACCAGCTGGAAAATGCTATTAACGCACAGGGATATTCCAAACAATTAATAACATACAATAACGGGCAGTTATCGTGGAATTACGAATCGGACATAATACCAGTTTTTAACGTGAGTTGCGTTACTGGAGAGGGTTTAGAGGATTTGACAAACTTTATCAAGAATTTATCTCCGCacgatgtaaattccacagattCGGATTCTGAATCTTGCCTCTTTCAAATCGATGAAACTTTCAGGTATATGAATAAATTTAATCAGAAGATCGTACAAATAACTACATAAACTCaaaatgttttcttttttttttttaacagggTGGCAGGTTTGAATGAACCTGTTTTGGGAGGACTGCTTGTGAAAGGCGCGATTGCACCTGGAACCCGTTTACTAGTCGGCCCCTTACCGGACGGTGAATTTAGTCCTGTCAAGGTCGTCAGTTTACATCGTAACAAAGCTCCATGTTGTTTAGTGAGAGCCTCTCAAAGCGCTAGTCTAACATTGGCACCGTCCACAAATCGAGGGCCCCCTTTACCTCATCTACGACCTGGGATGGTATTAGTGTCCCTATGGGACCAACCGCACGCGACACTTTTCTTCCAAGTATGTTCAATAAGTCAATTAATCCATTTTCTGTAGCCAAATAGGACTTGtgtaaattattatttactGTCTTGGGGGATTTTTATTTAGGCAACAGTGTTAATAGTATACCATGCAACCGCAATATTCTCCGGTTTCCAAACGACTGTGCACGTTGGGAATGTAAGGCAAACATGTATCATTAAAGGAATAATGGACCCGACGGGCAAAGGTTTGCAAACAAACGACACGGCATCCGTGTTGTTTAGGTTCGTTAATCACCCGGAATATCTACACGTTGGCATGCGACTTTTGTTGCGAGAGGGCCGTACTAAAGGAATTGGGAAAATAACGCAAATATTTCCGCTAATAGGTCAACAGAATACGATGCAATGAATCGAATAAAGTTTTACGTGTAAAAAGTATTAAATATTTACAAAACGTTTCTAAGGACAAGAGATTTAGTTTCTGCAATGTTAGTCGTAATTACGTACATATGCGCTTAGTATAGTATCATAAACATAATTGCTCTAATGAAATGCAAATACGTTAACTTCAAGTGGAGTTCTGAAATAGCTCAAGAAAAAAAACCGTACAGTTCATTATCCAATGACCTAACTTAATTTAAGGTTATAGAGACACGAGTCTAAAGGTTATAGTGACATCTGTTAGCTGAAAGCAAAAATGTATTTATACAATCTGTTACTTCAGAAGCCCACCAAAGCAGTGGAAAGGACAACATTGTCTCTATaatgtaaaaaaaataattcttcTTTGCTTTCAAAATAGACTTTTCTCATTGGATGTAAGGTATGTACATACATAGGCGATTAGCTTAGTTTTCTATATCTCCGTGGTAGGGAAGATTTTTTACGTGGGGAAGATAAGCACCGGGTGGTACTGAGGACTGTTTCCATTTCTTCTTATTAAAGTACATAAGtatattgaaaaattacaaGTGAAATAATACAAACTGaataatataaaaaagaaaTTACGTTCGttgataaataataaatactttTGTTCCACGTGCACTAAAGAAAGTAAGTTATATTTTAATGGTAAATGATTTCATTGATGTTAATTCATATCTTCCTTTCACAGCAGTATTTATGAAATCGTGTATGGCTATCTTTCTCGCATGGTACGAAATTAACGATCGTCTCGATTATTTAACGTCATTAAGGATTCATTATGAGAGCAATCATTATACTAATGCTGCGTTCCTCAATAAAATTTAATCTTTACCAAGAATCTATATCTCTGGCGTTCTGTTAGCGTTCGAAGAAAAAGAAGACTAAGAGAATATATAGTTGACTATCGTGAAATGAATAGTTACGCAATCGATTACTGTCATCAAATGACAAAtatcatttttatttcataagacGAAAAAAAAGAACCTATTATATTATGAAAATGTTATTTAAGACGGTTGTACTCGTGTATGTATCTTATGTGATAAATTTTGAAAATAATTCGAGGCTACATATCTTGTAAGACTATTAAATTATATTACGTTATTGTAAATTGTCATACAGCCGTCCGAAACAAAATTTGGAATTTATTTATGTTAAATCTTCAATGTAACGATGTATCATAAACTGTAAAATAT
This Xylocopa sonorina isolate GNS202 chromosome 12, iyXylSono1_principal, whole genome shotgun sequence DNA region includes the following protein-coding sequences:
- the LOC143429695 gene encoding GTP-binding protein 2, with the translated sequence MESFLELFDPGNGKVTRKDTWNDSENEGNGLSDCENSSIDDDHEERLPPEPEQGNIEYKLKLINPSSQRFEHLVTQMKWRLREGHGEAIYQIGVEDNGKLTGLTREDMKASLKTLNDMAARLGATTSILRERPASSKNKDTSMHSNNKEERRVAEVLVKKLRKGDREDQDSIIDLRLAVTGAQDAGKSTLLGVLTQGELDNGRGRARLNMLRHLHEIKTGRTSSISHEIIGFDSDGHVLNYAEMATAEEICEHASKVVTFIDLAGHRKYLRTTVLGLTGYSPHHVMLVVAPPMNDASQEHMALCLTLGLPFFIVVNKIDLGFYSTSETINQLENAINAQGYSKQLITYNNGQLSWNYESDIIPVFNVSCVTGEGLEDLTNFIKNLSPHDVNSTDSDSESCLFQIDETFRVAGLNEPVLGGLLVKGAIAPGTRLLVGPLPDGEFSPVKVVSLHRNKAPCCLVRASQSASLTLAPSTNRGPPLPHLRPGMVLVSLWDQPHATLFFQATVLIVYHATAIFSGFQTTVHVGNVRQTCIIKGIMDPTGKGLQTNDTASVLFRFVNHPEYLHVGMRLLLREGRTKGIGKITQIFPLIGQQNTMQ